GAGCTGCGGGCGGCCGCCCCCGCGATGCCGCGGCACGAGGTGTACGCGAGCGCGATGCGGATCGGGCGCGACCACATCGCGTCGACCGTGTACACGGTGTTCTTCGCGTACGTCGGTGCGGCGCTCGGCGTGCTGATCCTGCTGTACCTCTACGACCGGCCCCTGCTCTCGCTGCTCACGCACGAGGACATCGCGATCGAGGTGGTGCGCACCCTGTGCGGCAGCATCGGGCTCGTGCTCGCCGTGCCGATCACCACCTGGGCCGCGGTCTGCTTCGCACCCCCTCCTTCGACCACAGCCGCGGCGTCGCCCGCCGAGACGGCGCCGAGCGTCTAGCGCACCGGGGCGTCGAACGGTCCGGCGTCGTCGCCGAGCGGGTACGAGAAGTGCCGTCACTCCAGCTCGTAGGGCTCGAAGCCGCGCGCGATCATCGCACCGTGCAGATGGGCGCGGTTCCCCGCTTGCTCCGCGGTGAGCCCGCGGCGTCGTATCGCGATCGCCCACCGAAGAAGTCGCCTCGTAGACGCGCAGGCCCCAGCCCTCCGCCGCGAGGTCGCGCTGCTCGGCGGCCCGCACCGGCGACGACTTCGAGCAGCCGCACGATCCCCGCCGCAGGTGCGGCGATCCACCGCGCGCCCTGATCCGGGCACGAGGAACAGCGAGCCGAGCAGCAGCGCGCCCAGCAGGCCGAACCCGACGACGGCGATGGCCTGAGGCTCTGGCACGGCGTCAGCCGGCGGGATCCAGGGCGTCGCGCGGTCCCGACCCCCATTCCGCGCGATCGCCGGACCCGGGGATGAGAGACTGACCGCTATGGCATATCTCGCTCTCGTCACCGGCGCATCCGTCGGGCTCGGCACCGAGCTCGCCCGCCAGCTCGCCGAGCGCCGCGTGAACCTCGTGCTCGTCGCCCGCGACGAAGCCCGGCTCGAGCGGCTGGCCCGGCGTCTGCGGCACGACCACGGCGTCGCCGTCGAGGTGCTGGCGGCCGACCTCACCGCGCACGACGGCCTCGAGCGCGCAGCGCGGCGCGTCGCCGATCCCGACTCCCCCGTCGACATCCTCATCAGCAACGCGGGCTTCGGCGTCTACGACGGCTTCGAGTCGAGCCGCCTCTCCGACGAGCGGCGCCTGCACGAACTGCTGTCGTGGGCGCCGCTGCGGCTCGCCCACGCCGCGATCCCAGGCATGCTCGCCCGCCGTCGCGGCTGGATCATGAACGTCGCGAGCGTCGCCGCATTCACGCCGAGCGGCACCTACGGCGCGGCCAAGGCCGCGACGGTATCGCTCTCGCGTTCGCTGAACGCGCGCTATCGCGGAACGGGCGTGCGGGTCACGGCGCTCTGCCCGGGCCTGCTCGACACGGAGTTCCATGTGCGCATGGGCGAGGATCATCTGCCCAGGCTGCCCCGAATCGCGTGGGCCGACACCCGTCGAGTCGCCCGCGAGGGTCTGCGCGGCCTGCACCGCGGGCGGGCCGTGATCGTCTCGGACTGGCGCTACCGCCTGATCCGGCGTCTGATCCCGATGCTCCCCGACCGCCTGCTCGAACGGGCCACCACCACGGGCGACTGAGTGCAGCGTCGCGGGCGCGATCCCCGTCCGCCTTCGGGAATCAGGGATCTCGCTCCGCCCATCACCCCGAGATGATGAGGCTCGAGATGAGCGAGACCGCCATCGCGACGACGAGCGCGTTGAAGGCGAACGAGATGAAGGTGTGCGTGCGCACCGTACCGAGGCCGGCGCGCGTGCGCGGAGTTCCCGCCGACATCGCACCCACCGACGAGACCATCACCGCCATCGACACGAAATCGCCGAAGCCCGGCGATTCGACGATGTCGAAATGGATCGTCTCGCCGGCCGCGTGCAGCCGGAAGTAGCGCAGCGCGAACGCGTACACCACGGTGGCCCAGGCGGTGCCGACAGTGAGCAGCACCAGCAGCGGCAACCACATCCCGCCCTGCCGCACCCCCACCGCCGCAGCCACCAGCGAGACCAGCAGAGCGACGAGCGCCGCCGTCATGCTCCAGTCCTCCGCCGTCTTGAGGCCGATCACCCGCGAGAGACGACTCGCACCGCGGCGGTGCTGCGTCGCGGCGATCCGCAGCGCATCCGCCGGCGCCGTTCGCGAGAACAGGCGATGAGTCCAGAGCAGATAGAGCAGGAAGAAGACCGAGAACGTCGCGCACAGGGCGGCGAGCACGAGGCCCGCTTCCTCGCGCAGCCCCTGACGGCCGAAGGCGATCAGCGGCACCGCGAGCACCGGGGCCGACACGAGCATGGCGATGCCGCCCCGGAAGCCGTCGTCGTAGCGGATCGGGAACTCTCGCTGCGCTCTGCGCCGGGTGCTGCCGCGTCTCATCCCTCGGAGTCTATCGACGCCGGGGCTCAGGCTCGGGCCGCCACCGCCTCGGCGATGGGCGTGCCGCCGGAGTTGAAGCGGATCGTGCGGCCGATCGTACCGTCGTCCGCGAGCACCGCCGCGATGACCGCTGCGACGTCCGCGCGCGGCACGCTCTCCGAGTCCTCGGCGTCGACGTCGATCCGGCCCGTGCCCGGATCGAGCGTGAGGGCGCTCGGGCCGAGCACCGTCCAGTCGAGAGAGGAGGCGCGCAGGTGCTCGTCGGCCGCGGCCTTCGCCTCGGCGTACGCGAAGAAGGGGTGGTCGGGGTCGACCCCGTGCTGCGGCGATGCGCGGAAATAGGAGACCATCACGTAGCGCCGCACGCCGGCCCGCTCGGCCGCGTCCATGCTGCGCACCGCGGCCTCGTGGTCCACCGCGCGCGTGCGCGCCGGGTTGCCGCCCCCGGCGCCCGCCGACCAGACGACCGCGTCGTGACCCGCGATCAGCTCTGCGAGCGCGTCGACGTCGAGCCGCTCGATGTCGGCCACGAGCGGCTCGGCGCCGGTGGCCCGCACCTCGTCGGCGTGGTCGGGGTTGCGGATCACCGCCGTCACCCCGTCGCCCCGAGCCGTGAGCAGGGGCTCCGCGAGAAGCGCGATCTTGCCGTGTCCACCGAAGAGAATGATCCGTGACATGCCCTCCACCATACGCCTCGGGCCGTGGCGTGCACAGGGCCGCCGGATCGCCTCCCGCAGGCAAGATAGCGAATCGCACCGAGCAGCGCAACGGGGTGCCCCGGGCGCCGGCGACGGGGTTGACTGGTGCTCATCGATGCACGCAACGAGATTGGAGAACACCATGGCGCACCTGACCGGTAAGCGCGTAGCGATCCTCGCCACCAACGGGTTCGAGGATTCTGAGCTGACGGAACCCCTCGCCGCGGTGCGGGAGCACGGAACCGAGGTCGACGTCGTCTCGACGAACACGGGGACGATCCGCGGCAAGAACGGGCACGAGGCGATCGTGAGCCGATCGACCTCCGACGCGAGCGCCGGCGATTACGACGCCCTGGTGCTGCCCGGCGGCGTCGTCAACGGCGACCACATCCGGCTCGACGAGCACGCCGTGTCGTTCACCCGCGACTTCTTCGAGCAGCACAAGCCGGTGGCGGCGATCTGCCACGGCGGCTGGATCCTCGCCGACGCCGACGTGTTGCAGGGCCGCAAGGTCACCTCGTACCCGAGCCTGCGCACGGACCTGCGCAACGCGGGAGCGACGTGGGTCGACGAGGAGGTCGTGGTGGATCAGGGGCTCGTGACGAGCCGCACCCCCGACGACCTGCCCGCCTTCAACGCGAAGCTCGTCGAGGAGATCGCCGAGGGCAAGCACCGCGGCCAGACCGCCTAGCGACGAGCCGAGCGGGTGCGCAGGGGTCTCTCCATTCCCCGGCGCACCCGCTCTTTCTTTTGGGTGCGGGCTCAGCTTCGGGGGCCGCCCGCCACGTACAGCACCTGCCCCGAGACGAAGCCGCTGGCCTCGTCGGTGAAGAACGCCACCGCGTTCGCGATGTCCTCGGGGGCGCCCACCCGCCGCACCGGCACCGCGGCCGCCTCGCGCTCGACGAGCTCGTCGAAGCCGACGCCCAGCCGCTCGGCGACGGAGCGGGTCATGTCGGTGACCGTGAATCCGGGCGCGACCGCGTTGGCGGTGACGCCGAAGCGGCCGAGTTCGAGCGCGAGGGTCTTCGTGAACCCCTGGATCCCCGCCTTCGCCGCCGAGTAGTTCGCCTGCCCGGCGTTGCCGAGCGCCGACGTGCTCGAGAGGTTCACGATCCTGCCCCAGCCGTGCCGCACCATGTACTGCTGCGCCTCGCGGCTCATGAGGAAGGCGCCGCGCAGGTGCACGTTCATGATGGTGTCCCAGCTCTCGACGGGCATCTTGAACAGCAGGTCGTCGCGCAGCACGCCCGCGTTGTTGACGAGGATCAGCGGCGGCCCGAGGCGCTCGGCGGCCCGGGCTACACCCTCGCGCACACTCGTCTCGTCGCTCACGTCGACGGCGAAGGCCTCGGCTGCGGTCTCGGCCGAGAGCCCGGCGGTGCCTGACCCGGCTTCCTGCGCGGCCTCGCGGATGAGCCGCGCGGTCTCGGCCGCCCCGTCGAGGTCGAGGTCGAACAGGGCGAGGCGCTCACCGCGCCGGGCGAGCTCGAGGGCGATCGCCCGCCCCAGCCCGCGGGCGGCGCCCGTCACGATCGCCGAACGCCGTGGTGTGTGCATGCTCGGCTCCCTCGCCCGTTCTGCTTCCTCCCGTTCAGGCTACCCTGTTCCCCCGCCCCGCCGTCTCTGACACGCCCCGCCCTGCCCCGGACCCCTGCCTGCTCCCTCGCCCCATGCCCGGCTGCTCCTGCGCCGGGCGTGCGGGCCCTCGAGAGGCGGATTTCGCAGCTCGCGCGCCCGCGCGACATGCGAAATCCGCCTCTCGGCGCACCGCGGGTCACGGGGAGGCGCGCTCGGGTCGAGCCCGGGCGCTCGGGTCGGGCCCGGGCGGTCGGGACGGGCGCGGGCGGTCGGGACGGGCGCGGGCGGTCGGGACGGGCGCGACGGATCCGGGCGGTCGGGAGGGGTCGGCGCAGGCCTACGTGCCGCAGTAGGTGACGTGCGGGCGGCCCGGAGGGCCCGGTTGAGCGTACCGTTCGAGACCCTGACGCGGCTCGAACGGGCGCGCGACCGCGTCGAGGATCGCCTCGAACGGCGCGAGGTCGCCCTCGGTGGCCGCGACGAGCGCTTCGTCGACGAGGTGGTTGCGCGCGATGTAGACGGGGTTCGTCGCGTCCATCGCGGTCG
The genomic region above belongs to Leucobacter muris and contains:
- a CDS encoding type 1 glutamine amidotransferase domain-containing protein; this encodes MAHLTGKRVAILATNGFEDSELTEPLAAVREHGTEVDVVSTNTGTIRGKNGHEAIVSRSTSDASAGDYDALVLPGGVVNGDHIRLDEHAVSFTRDFFEQHKPVAAICHGGWILADADVLQGRKVTSYPSLRTDLRNAGATWVDEEVVVDQGLVTSRTPDDLPAFNAKLVEEIAEGKHRGQTA
- a CDS encoding SDR family oxidoreductase, coding for MHTPRRSAIVTGAARGLGRAIALELARRGERLALFDLDLDGAAETARLIREAAQEAGSGTAGLSAETAAEAFAVDVSDETSVREGVARAAERLGPPLILVNNAGVLRDDLLFKMPVESWDTIMNVHLRGAFLMSREAQQYMVRHGWGRIVNLSSTSALGNAGQANYSAAKAGIQGFTKTLALELGRFGVTANAVAPGFTVTDMTRSVAERLGVGFDELVEREAAAVPVRRVGAPEDIANAVAFFTDEASGFVSGQVLYVAGGPRS
- a CDS encoding SDR family NAD(P)-dependent oxidoreductase; the protein is MAYLALVTGASVGLGTELARQLAERRVNLVLVARDEARLERLARRLRHDHGVAVEVLAADLTAHDGLERAARRVADPDSPVDILISNAGFGVYDGFESSRLSDERRLHELLSWAPLRLAHAAIPGMLARRRGWIMNVASVAAFTPSGTYGAAKAATVSLSRSLNARYRGTGVRVTALCPGLLDTEFHVRMGEDHLPRLPRIAWADTRRVAREGLRGLHRGRAVIVSDWRYRLIRRLIPMLPDRLLERATTTGD
- a CDS encoding DUF1345 domain-containing protein yields the protein MRRGSTRRRAQREFPIRYDDGFRGGIAMLVSAPVLAVPLIAFGRQGLREEAGLVLAALCATFSVFFLLYLLWTHRLFSRTAPADALRIAATQHRRGASRLSRVIGLKTAEDWSMTAALVALLVSLVAAAVGVRQGGMWLPLLVLLTVGTAWATVVYAFALRYFRLHAAGETIHFDIVESPGFGDFVSMAVMVSSVGAMSAGTPRTRAGLGTVRTHTFISFAFNALVVAMAVSLISSLIISG
- a CDS encoding NAD(P)H-binding protein, producing MSRIILFGGHGKIALLAEPLLTARGDGVTAVIRNPDHADEVRATGAEPLVADIERLDVDALAELIAGHDAVVWSAGAGGGNPARTRAVDHEAAVRSMDAAERAGVRRYVMVSYFRASPQHGVDPDHPFFAYAEAKAAADEHLRASSLDWTVLGPSALTLDPGTGRIDVDAEDSESVPRADVAAVIAAVLADDGTIGRTIRFNSGGTPIAEAVAARA